The DNA region aaaagatcagcgactttatgacgaggttccacaaggaatgcctacaagtagatgatctcaatgatctacttgtcatttcggcattccaaaatggaatcctgcccggagctctctacagaaagctcgtggaatgcagtccgcaaacagctcaagagatgtgggacattgcggaccagttttctcgtgccgatgaggcagaccgtcgaaaacggtctttagacagctcatctagagaagacaaaaagaagcccgatcatagcgatcagaggcttcctcgccgaacttcttccccactaaaggagggatagcggtcatccgaggtgatcaaaaaagagcaagagtgtttgcagattgcgcttaaaagtaccgagcaatcagatcggcaccatcaagcatagcaatcacagcagccggagtcagaggcaggcgaaatgatcGAAGTCACAacggagccgaactcaatggtgtacggcactgaagccgtgattccggttgagatcggcgtacccagtccccgaactctaaatttctcctcagaaatgaatgaggacggactgagagccgaactggatctggccgaagaaagaagagaattggcctgcataaaagcagccaagtacaaggagcaagtagcccggtattataaccaaagggtgaaaaagctgcaatttcaagtgggagatctcgtcttgagaaacaacgaagtaagccgagcagaaaagctgggcaaactcgaacccacatgggaaggtccatatcgggtgtcagaagtcctcggcaaagggtcttataaattgactcatatgtcaggagaacaagcaccccgaacatggtacatttccaacctcatgaagttccatttgtaagagacagtccggtcagtcagtcttgtgtctagttcggtcctaggggtatgtgctttctttgttttttacttgtgtttcatgtttgtctatgtgcgttttgtttgtctatgtgcgttttgtctgtctatgtgcgtgtcgtctcttacaaatgttactgaggtatcttgttcttcgaaggctaatcccctttttagaacatatataagccaacgattgtgagtccaagcttctaaggaggatacaagaccacaattcagcttaagaaacaagcagtccgtctgaaacgaactgcaacaaagggaaagtccgatccacgcgataaaactcgccgaattaggacaagggaaagtccgatccacgcgataaaactcgccgaattaggacaagggaaagtccgatccccaaattaggacaagggaaagttcgatccacgcgataaaaactcgccaaattaggactcaagcttagtccggtcaaagaagtttacttcataagaccaaagacgagtccggtcaaagaagtttatttcataagaccgaggaccaagtccggtcaaagaagtttacttcataagaccaaagacgagtccggtcaaagaagcttacttcataagaccgaggacgagtccggtcaaagaagtttacttcataagaccgaggacgagcacgatgaaattttttcgctgagctgtaaatacgcagtgatagaagcgaaatgaagatttcatttattaaaacttgttcggcatacaactccgctgccctacgagaaggcgttacgctattacaaaggactattctactgtccctggttgctaaagttgagccatctattcacaaaatcctcgtgaagccgagttcgggcgttccgggcagctgaagaataagcaggtcgacgaggtgctctaatcgacctaccgcctcttccctgagcccgggaagctctagcacctcggcggcgaagagtctcttcacgaagcatttgttgatcttgctcactcataatcacagctcctctacgaacttcagtccgtccttgtcttgacgtttccggttgctcctgagtccgttctcgtcttgacgtttccggctgttcctgagttcgttgctgacttggagtagggttttgagcaagtgaatcaggggtttgagctggagtgcgaccatctgttggcgggaaatgcctaaggaatctctcgattgagggacgccgggaaagaatgatgtcgtaccgagaagcccagcgccgcaatgatgtcacgacttgttggcaagccgagctctccagcgcattgttcctccggagtacgtgatattcctcccacagttcgtcaacttgttcctgaacttcagagatggtcattcccccgcgcctgcagatgaaatcctcatacgcagtcctctcagcgacggcggtattcagctcggcctccagatctttcttttcggactctaagtccttattgtcggcctccagcttcactgaacgagccaagagttcgtcattcttcacctggtcagctatggctcttttctcagcttcgtctaaagccgaagagtacagccgcttccagtgaagtacctccagctccttaagagttcagaatatagagcagctatgtcagttcggcatttcagattactgagcaggtagtaaaccacaacaggagtaaaagagagtacgaaaggctatacgaagacacaagagcagaaagaagaattttttcattcataagaaaaaaatttttctacacaagggcttcaaggccgttttacaagaaggaagaaactaaactaagagaagggagacgaaatcatactccgccagcttcgtctccgccttctcggtgaggttcagcttccttctccttgtctgcttcagcttcagcctcggcctccctactctccccagcctgctcggcgccaccgtagccgatctgctgcgcctcctgctcggcctgctcatcgccggtctgccgctcatgctgctcggtctcaccctctccatggaaaattggagcgggtgaaactgaccctatggaggcaaagatagcctccatgttctcatcgcggtcagctcggcaattacgaacttggtctgcagaaagcaggaccgaggacgaagcaagctcctcaagcaccggcagactctgaagccgagctgctatctctcggccgtacagcggcaggatgacttcgggaccctgctcggctttatcggtcatcagtttcagcagatcaccgacaaaggctgaaaattggttgctcagaaagagtttctccgcgaaagcacggagagcctctccttgggcaaccacggcggcagcatccctccgtttcgtctgctctcgctggatgacgagctggtttttggcaaactgagcttcatcctgggccgaaatcctagcagctctggctttctcaaagtttgcctcagcctgctcggcccggtgacaagcagctgccaacttcctctgcatctcagcatagtcgttggacgctttggagagttcgacggcgacgagcttggagagcatatcgttcctctgaaaatggaaaaagcaaaaagtcaacagaggggctacaaaaaatacagagaaaaaaagcaaggccagaaaatcaagaagaaagttcacctcggcgaagtccgtgggccataaaaagggctcacagatatgttccgaaggaggcgccaagaccacgtctttctccggcgctcttgggggcttctgggtcttccccttcctacttgccgaagtcgactccggcttctttggatccgaagaggtcttttgcctcttcggattcttctcggcatcagacgccgagctgctggttttcggcctctccggttccttagattcggaggatttgcgaccgaacttgtttagcaagttcactgccaaaaagcaagaaaacaaggttagttttcgtcgtcaaggcagtaatgcataaaaaagaaatcctcaccctcagcctcttcgtccgaagacgaggagtcgaacacgaagtcgcccttgacgagctcagactccaggtactgcttcctaatcataggaatcttattgagctcgccctcgagctcgtccaacggttctaaccgaggatgaggaatcacggacttcggccctctccagggaaagcccggagccgctgtcctattataaaaaaagaagcgatgttgccactttggccacttggttttgcagaaggccctaaaaggctgtaaagggatcaagtaaaaccaagatccttttctcttaaactggaaaaaattaaggattgccctcagagacagatccttatctagcctacgcagttcggcagcaaaggccgataagtgcctccaagagttcggagtcacctgacctaaagggagttgaaaaaaatctagcagctctacaaaggcagggggaagagggaaacgaagcccgcattccaagctggcttcataaacggtggcgtaaccctccggcggcgagtcagccctatgaaggtcgtcgggaatcgcaaccttccccccaggaaaaaaatattttccgtgaagagatatcacagtatccttactcaagatgctgtgaaaatgctctacggtcttctccccggattctttccggctagaagaccccttatcccctttcctaccgctacctgactcagaagaagaagaagaagacatagttcttactctttgaaagtctgaaaaaattctgaagaaattcttgaaagcggaaggaaattttttcgcaaaagagagagaatgcagaagaagcaatagcaaaagtgttcaactgatgaagaaaggacgtatttatcagattcggagaagatttcaaaatcatcgcaccgtttcgaatcccaccttttcaggattcaacggccggattttactgtcgcatttaatgcagtcacgcgcaaggcacgtcccctaacgtcagcctcccccgtacctttatccagaatgccgaagtgactcgcttcgccgaagtgattcacttcgcttttcggggggggggtagtgatggggtacgtactaaacaagcccaaaagCAGTGatggcccatcagcccaaagaccaaggaagagtatcagttcggcattaccaaagagttcggccctagcctacagctcggtaaaagccgaccaatcagttcggcattaccaaagagttcggccccagcctacagctcggtaaaagccgaccaatcaagctctactctcagatcggcaaaagctgctcggcaatagttcagcagttcggtctcagtattcgaccgaactgggagatagtggactcatgcagaacctccacgacctccactacacgatctattcagtggtggacccatgcaagatctcatgacctccacgacatccacgatctaattagtgatgatgtaagccacgacctaattagtgatgatgtaagccatgacctagttagtggtgatgcaagccacgatcttagttcaatgtataaatagaacttagatcagataggaaCAGGGAGCTCTCGAgacataaaatatcatatagcaagtctgtatttgtaagctggaaaaccagatcaagcaatacaatcttgccctcctttcttcccgtggacgtagatttacctcagtaaatcgaaccacgtaattccttgtgtcgtgatctatattcattacctgcatttactactatcaaaaattcgcccaaccatcaataAACATGATATGTTTGGTCAATTCAGTacaataaataaagatttaaaTTATACCAAATTCttagtatatatattaattaaaataaatcatgAGCATATTGAATTAATCGATGTATGAATATTGTAAATCTCAAACACTATAAATAATTAGTTGTATTGAATCTAAATTATTTGTTTGGCTAAATATATAAGGTCAATGTCTAGTATATTggttcaaaattatttttttattatactaGATAATTATGCatgtattttagtttattaGAGAAAATCTAATGGGCAAGTCTTACCCATGATTCAATAAATTCATAACCTAGCATTATTGATAAAAGAGTGGAAGAAAATAGAACAAATATATTGCTCTCCCCCATTTTATATGCTCACGTACACCAACACACAAAAATTCCTCTCCACCTGGTGATAATCTCTCATTTATGTGTTATGTTATCTTTTGTTCCAATTCATTTTTTAGTTCCAATTCATGTTTTTGTTAGATATTGTCCATCCAATATTCAAGAACTAATATGCATCAATTTAGAATATCGAAGGTTGATAGGGACTACTTATAACTCTTCACTTGGAGAAATGCAAGCAATTGTCCGACCTTAAGAGATTGAAAATATTAATCTCCTATTATTAACCGTTGATCTCTATAAATTTATGCACATGCTTGATTTAGTTGTAGGTATTTAATTTTAGCACGtctataaaaattgattaatttattCAAGATAGACCtgaaaaaattagaaagtttcaTCATTGAATTTACTCAAATCCTCAACCTACAACAACTAATGTAGttaggtagaacaacatcttttgttgTCAATGCTTGAAAGCCAAACCCTTATATTTATCGGGTTGTCCGACATAAGCCATGTCTTGTGCCAACATCAAAGTGTTAGCGACAACAAATGAAGATCTTGTGACGTTGTTGGCACTGTTCCGTCAGTTGCAACTTTGGTGGAATTGGTTCCAGCATTTAAATAGTACATTGATTAGTATTGTGATATTTAGAAATATGAATTAACAACTATATACATCGATAGAATCTGACTAttacaactaaacaaaaaacTAACAAACCAAAAGAAACTACCCAAAAAATAACACGTTAACAACTAACTAACTGAAATTTGCAAGTCCAGTAATAGAATCTCTCTATCAGCTAGTGCTCATGGATTGATGCATTGTCCTCAAATATAAAATGACTTTCTCTTAGCATGTAAATGCATCCCAAACTCGCTCGTCACATAGTCCATTTCGATAGTCAATGCTCCTGAAAGGCTAAATGATAGGTACATGTAATCTATGTACATATACATCTCTAATAAAATATGTACATACACTAGTAAAATTTTATGTCTCATCTCATGTTTATTTATAAGCTCAAGGAAGTACTTGAAAAATACTCCGCAATTACAACCTCTAGTTAGCACCCCAAGCAGAAAAAGACTCGTATTccaatcaaatttaattaattcaatattTAAGCCAATTATCCTTCCTGGCATACGCTTAATAAATTCTGATTACTAatgtgtgcattattggagtatTATATAATGCGTACCTCATGTAGACAATGTAACATCATAATAAGAGAGACACTcccgaaaaacaaaaaaaaacaattaagaGAGATTTTTTTCATGTTATATCTTCCCAAATTTACAACAccataaaattatattttcccAAATTTACAACACCACTTTATAAAAATGGTGATTGTTAATTTGTTATCTCCATAATTTTGGAATAACAAAggcattaatttaaaaaataaaaagtaaagacCATAAAGAAAGACAGCGAAGGGCAGGGCAGGGCAGAGCAAGCAGGCAGAGGCAGTGGATGTTTTCTTTTccgtttttcttttttattttatttttgttcgaGGAGCAACGAAGAAGATTGCCGCAAATACAACCCTATCCAAAATCTTAATATACCCCTTTCGTCTTCCCATTTGCATCCAGTTTTCCATCTCCATTTTAGGTATAATTTCCACTGAAGATCTCTTCTTTGATCGCTTGATCGGTTTCATTTCAGCTCCACATAGGAAAAACGATTATTCTGCTCTTCTTGTTTCCGGTCTCGGATTTTCAATGTCTATATTTTCAATCTTGCTTATTGGTTGGATTGTTCGATGTTTAATGTTTTTTTCATCTACTTATTCTGCTACTTTTTTATGTTCTTGTTTGTGTTTTAGGCTGTGCTCAAACAAAAAACTCTCTTTTATTTGATAACTTTATTGGAGTTTTCCCCCAGTTTTAGGTTTTTCAATTTATCTGTTTTCTTGGGTGAAATTGCCCACAAATTACTGCTCTGATGCTTTTCAGTATTTGGAAAAACATTGATTTGAGAACAATATGTGGAGCATAAAGGCTTGTGCTTAAGTTTTACTTTTCTGAAACTAGCATATTTTATGCAGCCATTTCATTCAGAAACTATGTGCTTGCGAGCGTGGTATAATGTTTATAGCTTTTGTAATATAATTGCTTCTTTTGTGCAAATTTATTTAGCTTGTTGGTCCTCTGCTGGCTTTGATAACTTCAAAATTAATGCATTTTCTCTTATTCCTAGAAGGTGGGGAATGAAGCAGAGGTGATTTTGCATGGGTGACGATGCCAGAATTGCGTAGCGGAGCACGGAGATCAAAACGGCTTGGCGATCTCCAACCTGACCCTCAAACTGCTAACCAAGCCGATAATCTTCTTGCACCTGCTCAGGCTAGAACCAGAAGGAGAGGACGAGGGAGAGGCAATGCAACTGCCGTAGCAAGAGGGCCTTCTGCAGCAACACCCTCTAGGCCAACTGCTGCTGGTAGAGGCAGAGGGGTTAGGTTAGTAGATTTAGAGCCAGAGCAACCTGGGGGGGTTCTTCCTCAAACAGTTGGCCTTGGAGCTCCCGCAGCTGCGGTTAAGAGATTGGAGGGTGCCCAAAATAAGAATAATATCATGGCTGGAGGGAGTCGGGATAAAATAATGGGAGTTGAAGAAGACACAAGTACAACTCCAGTGCCTGAGAGGGTAATTTCCTGTTTGAAACTTCAtcgaatattaatttttttttaactaataCGCTCCCTGATTGACGGGTTCTAACTTCAGAGATTACATGCATTCATTCCTTCTGTATTTGTGtacagaaaataaataaaaagtctGTTTTTGTTTCTCAAATTTTCTATCTCTATATATTGCTGTTGGCAACATGTCAACTGCTGAGACTAGTTTGTTGGTGTAGGTACAAGTAGGTAACTCGCCTCTATATAAGACAGAAAGGAAATTAGGTAAGGGTGGATTTGGGCAAGTTTATGTCGGCAGAAGGGTTAGTGGAGGCACTGAAGGACCTGGGCCAGATGCTATTGAGGTATCATCTGGCACACACCATTGGCATATGGGTATCCTTGAATTCCCGCCTCTTTCCTAATTTGTCTATGACATGCTATCTTTTGTGCAGGTTGCGTTGAAGTGTGAACATCGGAGTAGTAAGGGCTGCAGTCATGGCCCTCCATATGAATGGCAGGTGTACAAGTAAGTTTTTTGTTCTTAACTCGAGTAGGATTTTATCTTCATTAAGATGTTCACTCATTGACTTTTGTTTTCGTACAACAAAGTGCTCTGAATGGATGTTATGGGATCCCATGGGTCCACTACAAGGGTCGGCAAGGAGATTTTTACATTCTGGTAAGTTTTGAAATTGGAATATTGGCACAGAATTTTTTCCATGTCACTCCAATTAGTAAATATTTTCAGGTCATGGACATGCTCGGACCTAGTCTTTGGGATGTCTGGAATTCTTTAGGCCAATCGTAAGGCTCTATCTCTCCCCCTTCTTTTTTCGACTCAGTTGTTACTTTTCTTTAATGATTATCGATTGAAACAGGATGTCTCCAGGTATGGCAGCTTGCATTGCTGTTGAGGCCATATCAATTCTTGAAAAGCTTCATATGCATGGGTAATACCACTTGCTATTATTCAAGTTGCTAATGATAAGACTTGAGATCAAGTTACTTTTGTCACTTCAATGCACAATTGATTGTTTACTGTTCTCCGATGCTTAATTAGGTTTGTTCATGGAGATGTGAAGCCAGAGAACTTTTTACTTGGTCAGCCAGGGACTGCTGAGGAGAAAAAGCTATATCTTATTGATCTTGGTCTAGGTATGTTATTTTTCTCTAGCTCTTTTTGGTAACCTCTTTGGATTAGAGCTTAGCAACTAGCCTTTTTGAAAGGCAATGCAGAAaactcatctctctctctccaacttgcacacacacaaacatacaTTCTTTGACATGTTTCACATAATTCTTCagttcccttcttcttcttttaccATTTCACTTAACGTATGTAAATTCCTTTTTTAACAACATTGTTGATGCAGCTTCAAGGTGGAAAGATGCATCATCTGGTCAGCATGTTGAATATGATCAGAGGCCAGATATATTCAGGTTTGTGAAGGTGCATTTGTTTGGAGTTTGGACCATATACACCTCATCATATGGTACGAGGCTTAATTTCACGAAGAATGGCAATGAGACATGGGACTTAGTCCAATATATCAAGATCAAATATCACACACCTAATATGATAGGATTGATTGGATAACTTTAATGAAGAACATCATTAAGGTAACAAACTTTGATGAACTATGAAGTGCTACACCTACAAATACATCTGGCGAGAAATGGCTTTCACATTATTCCCTTGTTGAGAGTGAACCCTTTCAATCCCAGGAACTTATCCTCGGTGTTTCCTctatctatatctatacattCTAAAAGTAACATAAGTGGCCAATGTGATACAAAAGGTGATTGGACTGTTTCTGCTGTCCATATTTAATGTTCAACTAGGTTATATGCAAACAAAAATTTTTGCCCACCATTCATTCTTTTTTCACCAACAACCTACCTAACTGCAATGGAAGTAGCTGTTTTTTTTGGCAAATTCAGTTTGTTTAGGGTACTTCTACTGTAATCCATTCAATGTTTTCTGGCAGCATTTGATTGTTTCAGCATAGCTTATACTATGTCCGGAATCTATGGATTCCTCTAtcttaaaaagtgaaaaaaaagatCTTGTGTCTTGGAGTGTTGGTGGCTAAATATTTTATGATTGAATAAAGTAACTCATATCATCTTATTGCATTAAATAATCCCCTCATTTGAATACTCATTATCTTATGATACTAATAACGTCTAATGCCCTATCAACAGAGGCACAATAAGGTATGCAAGTGTTCATGCACATCTGGGTCGTACAGGGAGTAGGAGGGATGATCTTGAGTCACTTGCATACACCCTAATATTTCTCATTAAGGGGAGGTTACCATGGCAAGGTTATCAGGTGAATTGACCAAAATGGTTTATTAAGTTTTGATACCTTATTCTTTTTAGTCTTGACTTATCATTCCCCATTCTTGTGTTGGGATTATGTCAGGGTGACAACAAGAGTTTTCTAGTCTGTAAGAAGAAAATGTCCACTTCTCCTGAGTTAATGTGCTGCTTTTGCCCTGCTCCGTTCAAACTGTTCCTTGAGGCTGTTAGTAATATGAAGTTCGACGAGGAACCAAATTATTCGAAGCTGATATCACTTTTTGATACTCTTATTGACCCTTGCGTGTCTCTGAGACCAATAAGAATTGATGGAGCTCTCAAGGTAAGTTATTAGAGAAACCAAATACTGGCATTAACTTTGTGCAATCAATtcaaatttgaagtctaatgaTTCATCTTCAATACACAGGTTGGTCAAAAGCGTGGAAGGTTGCTCTTAAACTTAGAGGAGGATGAGCAGCCGAAGAAGAAAATACGACTTGGTAGTCCCGCTACTCAGTGGATTTCGGTCTATAATGCACGTCGCCCAATGAAACAGAGGTGAGTTCATACTGTTAAGTATTTCATTGCTCTGTTACGCACAACCAAGTTGCATCTTTGATCTTCCAGTTATTTCTCATGCACATGCTTAAATGGTTTGTTTGTTTATTCTTTGTTTTTTCCTTGTCATATGTGGCTAGAAAATATGTAAAGAATAACGATgctgtcccataatagatgtcacacttgggtgatggcacgagattttaggatatgttgttttgtgtgttaagtggagggaaaaaatatactccctctgttctcTCAAAGTATAGGTTCAAGTGAATTAAGTTGTTATCCTCTTATAACTTTAACTAGAATGCATCTTGTGAAGCCATACCTCCCATCTTTCAACTATCCAGCTTACTTTAATTGGTTGACACTTAACATAAGAAGTAGCTCAGTTCAAGCCTTCCTGAAAAGGTATATATTTTCATACTTGAATTATAAATAGCACACGCTGCATAAATCCCAAGGCTTCGAGGAATTTCAGTAACATTGCCATTTACCACACAAATGCAATACCTGTGAGAAATTTCAGTGGCATTGCCATTTTCACTTGCTAAAGTTTTTGGACAATGGTACAACTCAAAATTGATAGTCTAAAACTGTATTCCGCATACAGGTCCTGTAGTTAGACACATGAGACGGTGAGAGAACACCTCACGTGCAGTTTATTCCTTGCAAATGCTAAGCTTTCTTTGTTGTATTTATAGATACCACTACAATGTAGCAGATTCAAGGCTATGTCAGCATGTAGAGAAGGGCAATGAAGATGGTTTATATATTAGCTGTGTGGCTTCAGCGACAAACCTTTGGGCCTTGATCATGGATGCTGGGACTGGGTTCAATGCGCAAGTGTATGAACTTTCAGCTGTCTTCCTTCATAAGGTTGTTTGTTGAAACTTGTAATTGAACATATATTGTTTTTACCACTGTTCTTCTTTTCCTGGCTAGACTTAACCCCAGTTTCACTAAATATCTGATTAATCTTGTTAGGATTGGATAATGGAACAATGGGAACAAAATTATTACATCAGTTCTATAGCTGGTGCAGCTAATGGAAGTTCACTGGTTGTCATGTCTAAAGGTTTGCTGGAACATGCCCCTTA from Salvia splendens isolate huo1 chromosome 9, SspV2, whole genome shotgun sequence includes:
- the LOC121748482 gene encoding casein kinase 1-like protein HD16; translated protein: MPELRSGARRSKRLGDLQPDPQTANQADNLLAPAQARTRRRGRGRGNATAVARGPSAATPSRPTAAGRGRGVRLVDLEPEQPGGVLPQTVGLGAPAAAVKRLEGAQNKNNIMAGGSRDKIMGVEEDTSTTPVPERVQVGNSPLYKTERKLGKGGFGQVYVGRRVSGGTEGPGPDAIEVALKCEHRSSKGCSHGPPYEWQVYNALNGCYGIPWVHYKGRQGDFYILVMDMLGPSLWDVWNSLGQSMSPGMAACIAVEAISILEKLHMHGFVHGDVKPENFLLGQPGTAEEKKLYLIDLGLASRWKDASSGQHVEYDQRPDIFRGTIRYASVHAHLGRTGSRRDDLESLAYTLIFLIKGRLPWQGYQGDNKSFLVCKKKMSTSPELMCCFCPAPFKLFLEAVSNMKFDEEPNYSKLISLFDTLIDPCVSLRPIRIDGALKVGQKRGRLLLNLEEDEQPKKKIRLGSPATQWISVYNARRPMKQRYHYNVADSRLCQHVEKGNEDGLYISCVASATNLWALIMDAGTGFNAQVYELSAVFLHKDWIMEQWEQNYYISSIAGAANGSSLVVMSKGTPYTQQSYKVSESFPFKWINKKWKEGFHVTSMTTAGSRWGVVMSRNSGYSEQVVELDFLYPSEGIHRRWENGYRITSMAATADQAAFTLSIPRRKVMDETQETLRTSAFPSTHVKEKWSKNLYIASICYGRTVC